In Musa acuminata AAA Group cultivar baxijiao chromosome BXJ2-8, Cavendish_Baxijiao_AAA, whole genome shotgun sequence, one genomic interval encodes:
- the LOC135620150 gene encoding protein SMAX1-LIKE 3-like isoform X1, with protein sequence MRAGGCTVHQGLTPEAATVVKQSINLARRRGHAQVTPLHVANTMLSSSTGLLRAACLRCHSHPLQCKALELCFNVALNRMPASTLSAPVLGLPQAHHPPSLSNALVAAFKRAQAHQRRGCIDTQQQPLLAVKIELEQLIISILDDPSVSRVMREAGFSSTQVKSNMEQAVSMDICASTPPNRSPSKPKDASGPFTIPRAITTKPLVQVKNEDVVSVVETLATRRKRSLVIVGECLATTEAVVGGVMDRVNKGEVPEVLRNVQFIPLPLFSFIHMPLQEVNQKVGELRCLVKSCGAERGAILYLKDLNWAAEYRASGEKGRNIYCPLEHAILEIRNMFCEGENSGGRLWLMGSATYQTYIRCRVGNPSLETLWGLRPHTVPTGSLGLSLNCDSDLSQMPIKISGGSQFLTKTEHEIGSHPSCCADSAINFETDARSANRTCYGRYASISSSLPSWLRRYKEEKRGAISDDQIYLQGSLQLKDVCRKCNSISTSARKTHNHPSEITFNFSSVSPSSSSISSYDHGCPSLHPHQHQQQACLQSLEAKHQRSEQNLWISEVADECPEHKSRSSGPEHAGQTRSNPNSATTSGTMEMEYVSRFKELTAENLKTICDALERRVTRKKDLIPEIASTILRCRSGLITRKEKSSSSSEKKEDTWLFFQGGDTEGKERIARELAGIVFASYANFITIGLGNFSSTPSDSTDDVRNKRSREQVRNSYLESLFEAIRENPHRVIVMEDIEQADYHARSGIKTSMERGKIQSSSGEEVRLCDAIIILSCESFDSRSRACSPPVKHKADTEDEKEEACRLDLNLCAEDEEDLHDHFSDDMGLLESVDGAFFFELPEEL encoded by the exons ATGAGAGCGGGAGGTTGCACTGTGCATCAAGGCTTAACCCCCGAAGCAGCCACTGTCGTGAAGCAATCCATAAACCTAGCTCGACGACGAGGCCATGCACAGGTGACGCCCCTCCATGTGGCCAACACCATGCTTTCGTCGTCCACTGGCCTCCTCCGCGCCGCCTGCCTCCGCTGTCACTCCCACCCGCTTCAGTGCAAGGCCCTGGAGCTTTGCTTCAACGTCGCCCTCAACCGCATGCCCGCCTCCACCTTGTCCGCTCCGGTGCTCGGTCTTCCCCAAGCCCACCACCCGCCGTCCCTCTCCAACGCCCTCGTTGCTGCTTTCAAGAGAGCTCAGGCGCACCAGCGTCGGGGATGCATCGACACCCAGCAGCAGCCTCTGCTCGCGGTTAAGATCGAGCTTGAGCAGCTCATCATCTCCATCCTGGACGACCCGAGCGTGAGTAGGGTCATGAGGGAGGCTGGCTTCTCCAGCACTCAAGTGAAGAGCAACATGGAGCAGGCCGTGTCCATGGACATATGCGCATCCACCCCACCTAATCGCAGTCCTAGCAAGCCCAAGGATGCCTCCGGTCCCTTCACAATCCCTCGCGCGATCACTACAAAGCCTCTGGTTCAAGTGAAGAACGAGGATGTGGTGAGCGTCGTCGAGACTTTGGCCACCAGGAGGAAGAGGAGTCTTGTGATAGTGGGAGAGTGCTTGGCTACCACCGAGGCTGTGGTCGGAGGGGTGATGGACAGAGTAAATAAAGGAGAAGTGCCCGAGGTTTTAAGGAACGTACAGTTCATACCACTCCCACTCTTCTCCTTCATCCACATGCCATTGCAGGAGGTGAATCAGAAGGTTGGGGAGCTGAGGTGCCTCGTGAAGAGCTGCGGCGCGGAGAGGGGGGCAATCTTGTACCTGAAGGATCTCAACTGGGCTGCGGAATATAGGGCAAgcggggagaagggaagaaatatCTATTGTCCTCTGGAGCATGCAATCTTGGAGATCAGGAACATGTTCTGCGAGGGAGAGAATAGCGGTGGGAGACTTTGGCTCATGGGGAGCGCAACATATCAGACCTACATAAGGTGTAGGGTTGGAAATCCATCGTTGGAGACTCTATGGGGCCTTCGGCCTCATACCGTTCCTACCGGAAGCTTAGGATTAAGCCTCAACTGTGACAG TGATTTAAGCCAAATGCCAATCAAGATCAGCGGAGGCTCCCAATTTCTGACAAAAACAGAACATGAAATCGGAAGTCATCCATCTTGCTGCGCAGATTCTGCTATCAATTTCGAAACGGATGCTCGGAGCGCGAATAGAACTTGTTATGGTCGCTACGCATCCATATCCTCGAGCCTACCATCATGGCTCCGACGATACAAAGAAGAGAAGAGGGGAGCGATCAGCGATGATCAG ATTTATTTGCAGGGCTCCCTCCAGCTGAAAGATGTGTGCAGGAAGTGTAACTCTATTTCTACTTCAGCCCGTAAAACCCATAACCATCCATCTGAAATAACATTTAACTTCTCTTCGGtttctccatcttcttcttctatctCTTCCTACGATCATGGCTGTCCGAGCTTGCACCCACACCAGCACCAGCAGCAAGCTTGCCTGCAGTCTCTCGAGGCAAAACATCAACGGAGCGAACAAAACCTCTGGATATCAGAAGTGGCTGATGAATGCCCCGAGCACAAGTCAAGAAGCAGTGGTCCAGAGCATGCGGGGCAAACTCGGTCTAACCCTAACTCGGCTACTACAAGTGGCACGATGGAGATGGAGTACGTTTCGAGATTCAAGGAGCTTACCGCCGAGAATCTAAAGACCATTTGCGACGCATTGGAGAGAAGGGTCACCCGGAAGAAGGATCTCATTCCTGAGATTGCGAGCACCATCCTCCGGTGCAGGTCAGGATTGATAACAAGGAAAGAGAAGTCGAGTTCTTCTTCGGAGAAAAAGGAAGACACATGGCTCTTCTTCCAAGGCGGTGACACCGAAGGCAAGGAGAGGATAGCCAGAGAGCTCGCCGGCATTGTCTTTGCCTCTTACGCCAATTTCATCACCATTGGACTCGGTAACTTCTCATCCACACCGTCGGACTCCACGGATGATGTACGAAATAAAAGGTCGCGGGAACAAGTCAGAAACAGCTATCTCGAGAGCCTCTTCGAAGCCATACGCGAAAACCCACACCGAGTCATCGTGATGGAAGACATCGAGCAAGCGGACTACCACGCTCGGTCTGGCATCAAGACCTCGATGGAGAGAGGGAAGATACAGAGCAGCAGCGGTGAGGAAGTCAGGCTTTGTGACGCCATCATCATCTTGAGCTGTGAAAGCTTTGATTCCAGGTCAAGAGCTTGCTCTCCTCCGGTCAAGCACAAGGCTGACACCGAAGACGAGAAGGAAGAGGCGTGCAGGTTAGATTTGAATCTTTGTGCCGAAGACGAAGAAGATCTCCATGATCATTTCTCGGATGACATGGGGCTTCTCGAGTCTGTGGACGGTGCATTCTTTTTTGAGTTGCCTGAGGAACTATGA
- the LOC135620150 gene encoding protein SMAX1-LIKE 3-like isoform X2: protein MRAGGCTVHQGLTPEAATVVKQSINLARRRGHAQVTPLHVANTMLSSSTGLLRAACLRCHSHPLQCKALELCFNVALNRMPASTLSAPVLGLPQAHHPPSLSNALVAAFKRAQAHQRRGCIDTQQQPLLAVKIELEQLIISILDDPSVSRVMREAGFSSTQVKSNMEQAVSMDICASTPPNRSPSKPKDASGPFTIPRAITTKPLVQVKNEDVVSVVETLATRRKRSLVIVGECLATTEAVVGGVMDRVNKGEVPEVLRNVQFIPLPLFSFIHMPLQEVNQKVGELRCLVKSCGAERGAILYLKDLNWAAEYRASGEKGRNIYCPLEHAILEIRNMFCEGENSGGRLWLMGSATYQTYIRCRVGNPSLETLWGLRPHTVPTGSLGLSLNCDSDLSQMPIKISGGSQFLTKTEHEIGSHPSCCADSAINFETDARSANRTCYGRYASISSSLPSWLRRYKEEKRGAISDDQGSLQLKDVCRKCNSISTSARKTHNHPSEITFNFSSVSPSSSSISSYDHGCPSLHPHQHQQQACLQSLEAKHQRSEQNLWISEVADECPEHKSRSSGPEHAGQTRSNPNSATTSGTMEMEYVSRFKELTAENLKTICDALERRVTRKKDLIPEIASTILRCRSGLITRKEKSSSSSEKKEDTWLFFQGGDTEGKERIARELAGIVFASYANFITIGLGNFSSTPSDSTDDVRNKRSREQVRNSYLESLFEAIRENPHRVIVMEDIEQADYHARSGIKTSMERGKIQSSSGEEVRLCDAIIILSCESFDSRSRACSPPVKHKADTEDEKEEACRLDLNLCAEDEEDLHDHFSDDMGLLESVDGAFFFELPEEL from the exons ATGAGAGCGGGAGGTTGCACTGTGCATCAAGGCTTAACCCCCGAAGCAGCCACTGTCGTGAAGCAATCCATAAACCTAGCTCGACGACGAGGCCATGCACAGGTGACGCCCCTCCATGTGGCCAACACCATGCTTTCGTCGTCCACTGGCCTCCTCCGCGCCGCCTGCCTCCGCTGTCACTCCCACCCGCTTCAGTGCAAGGCCCTGGAGCTTTGCTTCAACGTCGCCCTCAACCGCATGCCCGCCTCCACCTTGTCCGCTCCGGTGCTCGGTCTTCCCCAAGCCCACCACCCGCCGTCCCTCTCCAACGCCCTCGTTGCTGCTTTCAAGAGAGCTCAGGCGCACCAGCGTCGGGGATGCATCGACACCCAGCAGCAGCCTCTGCTCGCGGTTAAGATCGAGCTTGAGCAGCTCATCATCTCCATCCTGGACGACCCGAGCGTGAGTAGGGTCATGAGGGAGGCTGGCTTCTCCAGCACTCAAGTGAAGAGCAACATGGAGCAGGCCGTGTCCATGGACATATGCGCATCCACCCCACCTAATCGCAGTCCTAGCAAGCCCAAGGATGCCTCCGGTCCCTTCACAATCCCTCGCGCGATCACTACAAAGCCTCTGGTTCAAGTGAAGAACGAGGATGTGGTGAGCGTCGTCGAGACTTTGGCCACCAGGAGGAAGAGGAGTCTTGTGATAGTGGGAGAGTGCTTGGCTACCACCGAGGCTGTGGTCGGAGGGGTGATGGACAGAGTAAATAAAGGAGAAGTGCCCGAGGTTTTAAGGAACGTACAGTTCATACCACTCCCACTCTTCTCCTTCATCCACATGCCATTGCAGGAGGTGAATCAGAAGGTTGGGGAGCTGAGGTGCCTCGTGAAGAGCTGCGGCGCGGAGAGGGGGGCAATCTTGTACCTGAAGGATCTCAACTGGGCTGCGGAATATAGGGCAAgcggggagaagggaagaaatatCTATTGTCCTCTGGAGCATGCAATCTTGGAGATCAGGAACATGTTCTGCGAGGGAGAGAATAGCGGTGGGAGACTTTGGCTCATGGGGAGCGCAACATATCAGACCTACATAAGGTGTAGGGTTGGAAATCCATCGTTGGAGACTCTATGGGGCCTTCGGCCTCATACCGTTCCTACCGGAAGCTTAGGATTAAGCCTCAACTGTGACAG TGATTTAAGCCAAATGCCAATCAAGATCAGCGGAGGCTCCCAATTTCTGACAAAAACAGAACATGAAATCGGAAGTCATCCATCTTGCTGCGCAGATTCTGCTATCAATTTCGAAACGGATGCTCGGAGCGCGAATAGAACTTGTTATGGTCGCTACGCATCCATATCCTCGAGCCTACCATCATGGCTCCGACGATACAAAGAAGAGAAGAGGGGAGCGATCAGCGATGATCAG GGCTCCCTCCAGCTGAAAGATGTGTGCAGGAAGTGTAACTCTATTTCTACTTCAGCCCGTAAAACCCATAACCATCCATCTGAAATAACATTTAACTTCTCTTCGGtttctccatcttcttcttctatctCTTCCTACGATCATGGCTGTCCGAGCTTGCACCCACACCAGCACCAGCAGCAAGCTTGCCTGCAGTCTCTCGAGGCAAAACATCAACGGAGCGAACAAAACCTCTGGATATCAGAAGTGGCTGATGAATGCCCCGAGCACAAGTCAAGAAGCAGTGGTCCAGAGCATGCGGGGCAAACTCGGTCTAACCCTAACTCGGCTACTACAAGTGGCACGATGGAGATGGAGTACGTTTCGAGATTCAAGGAGCTTACCGCCGAGAATCTAAAGACCATTTGCGACGCATTGGAGAGAAGGGTCACCCGGAAGAAGGATCTCATTCCTGAGATTGCGAGCACCATCCTCCGGTGCAGGTCAGGATTGATAACAAGGAAAGAGAAGTCGAGTTCTTCTTCGGAGAAAAAGGAAGACACATGGCTCTTCTTCCAAGGCGGTGACACCGAAGGCAAGGAGAGGATAGCCAGAGAGCTCGCCGGCATTGTCTTTGCCTCTTACGCCAATTTCATCACCATTGGACTCGGTAACTTCTCATCCACACCGTCGGACTCCACGGATGATGTACGAAATAAAAGGTCGCGGGAACAAGTCAGAAACAGCTATCTCGAGAGCCTCTTCGAAGCCATACGCGAAAACCCACACCGAGTCATCGTGATGGAAGACATCGAGCAAGCGGACTACCACGCTCGGTCTGGCATCAAGACCTCGATGGAGAGAGGGAAGATACAGAGCAGCAGCGGTGAGGAAGTCAGGCTTTGTGACGCCATCATCATCTTGAGCTGTGAAAGCTTTGATTCCAGGTCAAGAGCTTGCTCTCCTCCGGTCAAGCACAAGGCTGACACCGAAGACGAGAAGGAAGAGGCGTGCAGGTTAGATTTGAATCTTTGTGCCGAAGACGAAGAAGATCTCCATGATCATTTCTCGGATGACATGGGGCTTCTCGAGTCTGTGGACGGTGCATTCTTTTTTGAGTTGCCTGAGGAACTATGA
- the LOC135620151 gene encoding NDR1/HIN1-like protein 10: MSSSSGDPKPVVTGYPAPLAAAAAYPYPAPPPPSYYSNIAPPPPQPQYYPRPYAAAAVAAPAYNPLFLRRLLSFFVALFLLVGLAVFIVWLVLRPRLPEIGVTSVAVSGFNLSASEQQLSADFDLNLAVHNPNRKMGIYYDHVTAAVLYGTETISEASLAPFYQEKGNTIAVRARFVAVGEYVDPDAVKGIRSDQSRGDGAVGFQVTVLAWVRFRSGAWRTRWHTMRVYCDDVPIGLKNGTTSSASGYLVGSTPKKCVANL; encoded by the coding sequence ATGAGTTCCTCCTCCGGCGATCCTAAGCCCGTCGTTACCGGATACCCCGCTCCccttgccgccgccgccgcctaccCTTACCCCGCTCCGCCGCCCCCCTCCTACTACTCCAACATCGCTCCTCCCCCGCCCCAGCCGCAGTACTACCCCCGACCCTACGCTGCCGCCGCTGTCGCCGCACCCGCCTACAACCCTCTGTTCCTTCGCcgcctcctctccttcttcgtCGCCCTCTTTCTCCTCGTCGGCCTGGCCGTCTTCATCGTATGGCTCGTCCTCCGCCCCCGCCTTCCCGAGATCGGGGTCACTTCCGTCGCCGTCTCCGGCTTCAACCTATCGGCTTCCGAGCAGCAGCTCTCCGCCGACTTCGACCTCAACCTCGCTGTCCATAACCCCAACAGAAAAATGGGGATCTACTATGACCACGTCACCGCCGCCGTCCTCTATGGCACCGAGACCATATCGGAAGCCTCGCTGGCACCTTTCTATCAGGAGAAGGGAAACACCATCGCCGTCCGGGCTCGGTTCGTGGCGGTCGGTGAGTACGTGGATCCCGATGCGGTGAAAGGGATCCGTTCGGACCAGAGCCGGGGTGATGGGGCGGTGGGCTTTCAGGTTACGGTTTTGGCCTGGGTGAGATTTAGATCTGGGGCATGGCGAACGAGGTGGCACACCATGAGGGTATACTGTGATGATGTCCCGATCGGGTTGAAAAATGGGACAACTTCATCGGCCTCAGGGTACTTGGTCGGATCGACACCGAAGAAATGCGTGGCTAATCTCTGA